A genomic window from Salvia hispanica cultivar TCC Black 2014 chromosome 5, UniMelb_Shisp_WGS_1.0, whole genome shotgun sequence includes:
- the LOC125190636 gene encoding protein MIZU-KUSSEI 1-like, giving the protein MRYLEIPANISRASSCESTQSTTNIIPSSFARSTSYVDISDLDYAEELYHRTVVHGGDTPSAAAATAAFRRLDKIRGGRSAVASFLRSLLSVLTFPSCRRPIASPGRLSITPPLGRKVTGTLFGRRRGNVSFAVQYDPRSVPVFLVEFAVSTAALVKEMSAGMLRIALECEKPPRRSGSRLFGEPVWKMYCNGRQCGHAQVRECNESDWHVLSTVQRVSVGAGVIPVVEDKAAEKGELVYMRGRFERVVGNRDSEAFYMLNPDGNSGPELGIFLLRI; this is encoded by the coding sequence ATGAGATATTTGGAAATTCCGGCGAATATTTCCCGAGCAAGCAGCTGCGAGAGCACTCAAAGCACCACCAACATCATCCCCTCCTCCTTCGCCCGCTCCACCTCCTACGTCGACATCTCCGACCTCGACTACGCGGAGGAGCTCTACCACCGCACCGTCGTCCACGGCGGCGACACTCcgtccgccgccgccgccaccgctgCCTTCCGCCGCCTCGACAAAATCCGCGGCGGCCGCAGCGCCGTGGCCTCCTTCCTCCGATCCCTCCTCTCCGTCCTCACATTCCCCTCCTGCCGCCGCCCGATCGCCTCCCCCGGCCGCCTCTCCATCACCCCCCCCCTCGGCCGGAAGGTCACCGGAACCCTATTCGGGCGGCGGCGCGGCAACGTCAGCTTCGCGGTCCAGTACGATCCGAGATCCGTCCCGGTTTTCCTGGTCGAATTCGCGGTCTCCACCGCGGCGCTGGTGAAGGAGATGTCGGCGGGGATGCTGAGGATCGCGCTGGAGTGCGAGAAGCCGCCGCGGAGATCGGGGTCGCGGCTGTTCGGGGAGCCGGTGTGGAAGATGTACTGCAACGGGAGGCAGTGCGGGCACGCGCAGGTGCGCGAGTGCAATGAGTCGGATTGGCACGTGCTGAGCACGGTGCAGAGGGTGTCGGTGGGGGCAGGGGTGATCCCGGTGGTGGAAGACAAAGCGGCGGAGAAGGGCGAGCTGGTTTATATGAGGGGGCGGTTCGAGCGGGTGGTGGGGAACCGGGACTCGGAGGCGTTTTATATGTTGAACCCGGATGGGAATAGCGGACCGGAGCTCGGGATTTTCTTGCTTAGGATTtga